TCATGTGGAAACATTTCTGCTTTGCCATCATAATTTAGATGTTTTCTGTTTAGGAGATCTTCATGGTCAAGCCCCATATCCTGTTAGCAATATATCTATTTGCCTCATTTGAATAGCTGAATtgaaacacatacaaaaaaggtattttaaaaaagtacaaacatcatataattgtttttatatacaaCAGAATGTCAGTAAACTACTTGAATCAAAACTGCTAACTGCAGGAGTGTCATTTGTTGGTCCCCCTCCATGCTTTGCAACTGTAGCTGCAATTGTGTTGACTTAAGAGGGTAGAGAAGACCTCAGCAGAGGAAGGCAGCGTGGGTAAAATGTTCTTCCCGTGAGAACCAGCCAGCCAGAGAACCAGACTGCTAGGAATACAATGGAGAAGAAAACAATCCTCCACTTCTCTACAAGGGATGGACAATGTTTGCTGTTGTCTTGCAGGCAACCTAACATGAACGTGTGTACTTAAATCTAACAAACTGTGTTTTAAGTTCTCATAGAAGTCTCATTGTGTGGTACTATTTCTGCACTGTTGCAACTGGTCTGCTAATCGTCATTGGTTAGAGGAAGCTACCATCATTTTTGAATGAGGTGATTTGTGCTCTGCTTTTGAGAAAGAATGCTGTAGGTAATgtagaaagacaaaaataaccTGCACATCATAAAGTATCAACCCACTTCTTATGTGGTTTATTTGCTTAAATGTAAGTCAATgcatgacaaaaatatgaatgctGTCGCTTAACAGCACCAGTTCCAAAACGGCAGCACAAAGTTGCCTTATAAAGGAGCGATTCaacaaaatgaataattatACAAATGATCACAACTATCAACTGTTTCTGCCCTGTGATAGGGACTAAAATTATAAGGTTCTTTTGTCAAAGTCAAGTGTTGAGTGTCCTGTGACCACTCCTTGAATTTATAACATGAATTGActctattgtgtgtgtgtgtgtgtgtgtgtgcgtgtttatatatatatgcgtcTGTTTGTCCTAGGCCTGCCTGAGCAATATTACAGTCTAACATGGTTCCTCAGTCCTATCTTTGGTCTCATCCTCACACCTGTGATGGGCTCGGCTAGTGACCGCTGTACGCTGCGATGGGGTCGGAGGAGGCCATTCATACTGGCTCTGTGTGTTGGTGTACTGCTCGGTATGGCAATGTTCTTAAACGGATCACTAATTGGTGAGTTCAAAGTTTATTGCGCCAAAATGTCACTTTGCAACTTCGCCCGCCGGCTGATATCAATGCGGGTTTTTTTCAGGGCTTTCCATTGGTGATCGCCCTGGTAGTCAGCCAGTGGGCATCATCCTCACAGTTTTGGGAGTGATGGTGCTGGACTTTAGTGCTGATGCGTGTGATGGACCGATTAGAGCTTACCTTCTTGATGTTGCGGACACAGAGGAGCAAGATATGGCCCTAAATATCCACGCCTTTTCAGCAGGTAACAATTTGAGGCACGACTTCACAGAAATTATGAAATGTCtataccagtgattctcaactggtgagGTGAGGCCCAAAGGTGGGCCCTGGAACCATAATGGGTCAGAAATATCGGCCTGACAAGAAGTTTTTCTATCTTCAGTTAAGCGCCAGTTTGAGAATTTCACACAGCTGCAATGCGTAGTACAATTTATCCTATCCATGACAAGTTTCTCGAAATAGGAGCTATTCTTGACAAACCACGAGGTTGAAGGCTACCTACTACCACCACTGATAATATCACTGTAGCGATTATATatcaaataagaattgtaattatccattttccattttcaacaccgctggagcctatcccagctgactgcgggcaaaaggcagactacaccctgaactggtcgccagtcagtcgcagggcacatatagacacggacaaccattcgcatccACAtttacaccgtcactgagtgggaacagaacccacgctgcctgcaccaaagtcaggcgagtgtaccactacaccatcagtgaccagaATTGTagttaatttaggataaagtaataagtcgggagcgacgtttgcgttacttccggtttatcgtaattttgatttaattgttcaaatcaaactaatgtctcgaaaagggcacgACGTcaattttttcaagtttaactttaggtgAAATGACgactttttaatcagtctcataatATGGAGGCTGCTACACTctatgacattttgagtcctaggttacagaggtttacttaaattcagaacacacagaatacgaccacgagtggaattttatggtacatttaatgaaacacacaactacaactacaactacaaactacaacaaggCTAGCTTGCGTTTAGCGGTGGTTGAAATGTGTAGTTGATATGTGTAGTAAATATGATGTACTGTTCATATGTTTTACTTGGTGAAAATAGAAAAGTGCGCTTGCACTTGGCTGAGCAGTTACTACAAATATAGTACTgttagtgctttttttttttcctgtggaaaTAAAGCAATAACGAGACCAGTCATGGCATTGTACAATCTTATGAAAAATGCGTACGCAGAAGAATAATGTGGCATGCAAACAATAatgctcttgtgtgtgtgtgcgtgcgtgcgtgtgtcctCCAGGGCTTGGTGGCGCTTTGGGCTACATGCTAGGCGGTCTCGACTGGACTGGCACTTCTCTGGGTCAAGCGTTTAAGTCACAGCAGCAAGTCCTCTTCCTTTTCACAGCCATCATTTTCATTATCTCTGTCATACTGCACATGTTCAGTATCCCTGAGAAACAATTTGTGGCATCCCAGCAGTTTAATATCAAAGGAAGAAGGACTTCAGCCAGTCAATCATCTTACCGACGAGTTAGTCACACACCACAGCTTCTTGATGTCATTGCAGAGGAGGACCCCCCTTTCGGAGAGAACCACCAATCAGATCCTAAGGTTGAGGAAATGGACTTCCTGATTATGGAGCGAATGCGGAGTAAAAGCGATTCAGTCTTAGCCATGCCAGACACGACAATCAACCTGGATCCTGACCTTGACCTGCAGATCCAGCTTTTCTTGTCAGAGCTACACCAGGCTTTACCTGAAATCCAGGAAGGTCTAAAAGATTCGTTCAAGCCTTCGAAGCAGAGTATTGGGTCTTTGAGTCCTGGTGGACCACCAAAACCTGCAGATCGAATAGTGGTTGTGGAATCTGGAGATTCTTTTTCTGAGCCTAATGGTCAGATTAATGGTCCTCCAGAAGTTAGTCCTGCCTCTGACGGCTCACATATGAAACCAAAGGTAAAGTAGATTTCCTATTATGTGATTTATTGTATGCTCAAAAGGCATTTTGTAAGACGCATGTGCTTTTGTTTCCGTCCTATTGAGCAGACCAAGCTGGCTAATGGTGCTGGTGTCAATGCTGGCTTGTCATCCACTGAGCACTGCAATGCAAACAAAAGCCACACCTCCAGCAAAACTGTCACTCGGCTCCTCAGCGCCACATCTTCGCCGCGCCCACACAAACATACGTTCTACCGACAAGTAAAACACTTTTATAAAACATCTTTCACGAAAAATTGTGAATACTAATATAAAACAGCCTGGGGTTCAAATTTGTTGTTCCTGTTTCTTCAGCCTTCTTTTACATTCTCTTATTATGGACGAGTGGGATCCCAGCGTCACCGATTGCGACGGACAACCACCTCTAGTCCTCCGCCAATCACCACTTCCCGCAGTCTGAATGATCTTAGTGATCTGCAGATGATTGCAGACAGGCGGGAGTTTCAGTTGTCGGAAAGCAGTCTTTCTTCAGTGGACTCCAGCAGTGATGACGGGCCCAACAGGGGCACAACTGTACGACTGCTCTGGTTGTCAATGCTGAAGGTGACAGACAATTGCAATAGGTCTCTAAATATTACTCCCAAACACCTTCACTCAAGTTTTTGTGAAATTATATTTCTTCTGGTTCTATACTGTGCAGATGCCAAAGCCGCTGTGGAGGCTGTGTGTATGTCACCTGGTCACATGGTTTTCCTATTTAGCTCAAGCTGTCTTCTATACAGATTTCATGGGCCAAGTCATCTTCCATGGAGACCCCAAGGTACACAGACACACTTCctacttttgtgttttgtttttgcagtttgCATTGACTGTAACTGAACTGTACCTGAAATACAATgcctttattttaaataaatacataaattcatatatacatataaacggAACACAccgtttatatgtatatatgaattTAGCGCACAGAGGGActggacaaaaaataattaattgatcATCAGAATCTGAAAGAAGTTTGCTTCTCGGTCAACTCGGTCACatgatgaggggaaaaaagtaaacCCAAAGCTAGCAAAActaagtaaaaaacaaaaagctgttttgatagcttcttcaaaaagggaaacacTGAGACAGACAAACATCACACAACTTCCAACAAAAAGAAAGCCCTCTTCAGGAGACATCAACCATAGCTTATACCGTACTTTTGGTACGGGTTTTTTTTGCTAGTTGACTTGCACACACCAAACCAACTTGCCATAAAATGTCACAACATGCCCACAAATGAGACAATGAAGCCATCAAAACGGCTTCGGCACATGGAGGCCAAACCTTTGGAggttttttgaaaagaaaaaaatattactccAACATGGGACCAGCTCGTTGAATAGAAAAAAAGCGCAGGGCTCCTGTTAATCACATTTACATTCAGCGTAATGATAAGttgtatatttaattatttgttttcatttgtcttAATGCCGCTCTGTCAAAATGTATCTTTACGTGAAACTGTTCCGTGGCGCAAAAGATGttatgtttatatataataaaaaacaaactcactTTTGTTTTCACACTTAACGCAGTTATTTTGCTCAGCTTTGAAGTTTTAATGTagtaatgtttttattcttaTGTCTTGCAGGAGGGATGTATTGATACcatgatatttatttttcagcgcTCGCCGATACTGAGTACTGATACCACAagtacttttgatacagtatatataatttGAATTAACACGATGAAAGATAATtatgaacaaagacctttcttgcTTTCTGATGCACGTGATGATCGCTGACGTGCCAAACCGCCACAGTGTAGCACCAAATGGAGGACTTACTCGATACCcgattttttttgcctgaagTATCGGTTGCtggccttcacgagtacccgatccattgaaataaggccggtatcggtTTTGACTTTAGACGCTGAGCGGAAACTGAGCTGTCTGTTTTTCCTGGTGGAAATGGAGCACTCAAATAATCAATGTATTAGAAATAATTTTATGTATATagctttttaaaacaatattttctgtTAATAGTATAATCATTGTTCCAGGCACTAGCTAATTCCACAGAGTTCCAGAATTACAACAGCGGAGTGCAGATGGGGTGTTGGGGGCTTGTGGTCAATGCTGCTACTGCTGCCGTCTGCTCAGGTATAAATGCACAAGTCGAAATGAGCTTTTCAAGACCATTAACTGCCtcccattttctccaaaatgacaGTAATCAGTGGTACAATTACACTTCCGTCCCACTTGTCTCTTTTCCAACCAGCCATCCTTCAGAAGTACCTAGATAACTTTGACCTGAGCATCAAGGTCATCTACATTATGGGGACTCTGGGCTTCGCAATAGGTGAGAATCCATGACAGAATCAACAGCAGCAATACGCTACAATCATCAACGTACAATATATCATGCACTGTATGTGTTCACTATATGTATGCCTTTCTAACCTTAGGAACTGCGGCGATGGCCATCTTCCCGAATGTCTACGTCGCCATGGTGATGATCAGCAGCATGGGCATCATCTCCATGAGCATGTCTTACTGTCCATATGCCTTACTAGGACAGTACCATGAAATTAAAGAGGTATTTGTGTAATGCCAGAACAGAgttgtaaaaatatttgttctagcaatcagaaaaacagaatttgTCAGTGAAAATTACATTCTCTGCTGTTGTAATGCTTTTCTCAGTACATCCACCACAGTCCAGCCAACAGTAGAAGAGGTTTTGGTATTGACTGCGCTATCCTATCATGCCACGTAAGTCATTTTAACCGTTCCAAGCTCCAAGCTTGTATTACCCAACACGACTCAATTATAGTGGAACCTCTTAAGTTGAATGCCCCTGTGGTTGTACAATTATAAATTTGACCCAAAACTGAGGAAAATATGGAGCAAGCTTTGcattttctttggatttttggCAACAGTTATTCCAAAATGATCACCTCAACAGTTAAGAGAAGAACATGAAAGAAGAAACAGATGAATGTACAACAGATGAAACTCACATTTAAAGCAGAAAGACTTTGGCGTCAGCgtacttgtgtttttattgcttttacaaTATGCAATATATGTTAACTTTATGCACTTTTGACACGTGGCAATTAAGTATGTTAAAATGTGCATTGTATAAATCACCTTTACATGTCACTGACAATTATCACTTTATTGAGCATTAAGAATTCTCTTGGTTTTTGATTCATCGTGTCTGAcacaattgaggcaaaatggagtgcactactcACGTTCAACGAGTTTGCTATTGAAGACCAACATTCCGTCAACTATGGGAGGttcaactacaaccccaattccaatgaagttgggacattgtgttaaacataaataaaaacagactacaatgatttgcaaatcatgttcattctatatttaattgaatacactacaaagacacgatatttaatgttcaaactgataaactttattgtttttagtaaataatcattaacttggaattttatggctgcaacatgttccaaaaaagctgggacaggtggcaaaaaagacgcttatcaaacacctgtttggaacatcccacaggtgaacaggctaattgggaacaggtgggtgccatgattgggtataaaaagagcttccctgaattgcgctgtcattcacaagcattccttcaaacaaccattcgcactcacattcacacctacggacaatttagagtctccaattcatgcatgtttttgggatgtgggaggaagccggagtgcaatgcaaaagccatttatcaacaacacccagaaacgccgccggcttctctaggcccgagctcatctaagatggagtgatgcaaagtggaaatgtattctgtggtccgacgagtccacatttcaaattgttttggaaattgtggacgccgtgtcctctgggccaaagaggaaaagaaccgggctcttatggacgcaaagttcaaaagccagaatctgtgatggtatggggctgtgttagtgccaatggcattggtaacttacacatctgtgaaggcaccattaatgctgaaagctacgtacaggttttggaaaaacatatgctgccatccaagcaacgtctttttcatggacgcccctgcttatttcagcaagacaatgccaacccATTATCtacacatgttacaacagcgtggcttcgtagtaaaagagtgtgtgtACTAAAATGTGTGccgcgtaaaatacgacaacggagaccccggacttgaacagctgaagctgtgcatcaagcaagaatgggaaagaatttgacctacaaagcgtcaacaattagtgtcctcagttcccaaacgtttattgaatgttgttaaaagaaaaggtgctgtaacacagtggtaaacatgaccctgtcccagcttttttggaatgtgttgcagccataaaattataagttaatgattatttgctaaaaacaataaagttaatcagtttgaacatgaaatagcttgtctttgtagtttattcaattaaatatcggtttaacatgatttgcaaattattttactgtgtttttatttaagttttacacaacttcccaacttcattggaattggggctgtacaTCCACGCAGTCCTCCACTCTGGAAACTCCAactgaagttatttttcacaatACAACACTGAGATGTAACATTCTGAGATTGTTCTGTTGAATCAcatcatgggaaaaaaatcatgtgtttttaaaacttGTGTTTAACTAGGTTTACCTGCCGCAGCACGGTGAGctcgtggttagcacatctacctcacagttctgaggttctgggttcaaatcttgacTCACGTCCTCTTCTGTAGAGTTTGTTTTGTCCCACATTCCAACATGCATAGATTGtccgtaggggtgaatgtgagtgaatgttttttttgtttgtttttttgcctctatgtgccctgcgattgactggcaaccagtccagggtatattctgcctctcactcaaagccggctgggatagcctccagcacacccgcgaccctaatgaggacaagtgctagaaaatggatgcatcaGTTGCCAAGCATCCCTGagcaaattatgttcaaacaGATGCTACTCTGCATGTCTGAAAATCATAATGCTCAAGTCTATATAATTTCTCAATATTTCCAGGTTTATATAAGCCAAATTCTAGTCGCATCGGCACTGGGAGCGGTCATCAAGGCTGTCGGCAGCGTGCGAGTCATTCCGATGGTGGCGTCCGGCAGCTCCTTCCTCGGCTTCCTCGTCGCCTGTTTCCTCGTTATTTATCCTGACGAGGATTCCAAGGACCAGGAGTTGGCCTGTTTGTCACTTGAGCTGGACCAGAACGGAGAAGAAGGTGGTGAGAGATTGGCTCTCCAGAAGATGGCAGACAGAGATGGTCTCAAAAATACTGAGACACAACCAGTCGCCTGAGCGTAAACTTGTAGGGGGAAGTAGGAGAAATGAAGCCGAGATGGaaaattattagaaaaaaaataaccacagCAATATAGTGAAGATGGATTTGCACAGATTTGTCTCATTGGTATGAGGAGTGTTCTGCACGTCCCGTTGCTACCTCAGCTCGAACAGGCTAATGTGGACTAGACAGACTGAACGAGCCTGGAAAAAAGTTTGACAAGAAACGTTTCAGTGAAGGGCAAAGTGAGACCTGGTGATACTGTATTGTTATGTAATGCCTTCTAGCTGCTTCATAGGTGATCACAATGGTGGGAAAGTGTCACTTTGGCCTCTCCTGCATTATCTACATTATtggctaaggagcgatgtaaaTACATGTCCCAGTCAGGTTAATATAAAACCGAAGCTCTACATTTTGGGTTTGTCTGGTGTCGTTTGCCCCCGTACAGACGGATGTGCTTTAATTCACTGTGATAACATTGCAAGCATTTACATAACAGGCTTCTGTGCCATTAGTAGAgcctgtattattatttgttgatGAGAGCACTATGCACCCTTATGCAGGAACCCCAGTGGCATTTAATTGCAATGTGAAATGATACATTATGCCAGTTTTGCCAAAGTTTAGGCCGCACATCATTTCTTAACTACACTCAAAAGTGAAATTCCTAGCTCACATCCTCAGGTACCCGAGTGGCAATCAACTTTGGCAGAGTGACTTTGTTTCTTTAGAAGTATTTTGTCATaaggtgccttttttttttttttttttaacctcccaCTGTGGCTTATAATTATATTTCTGGATTAGTATAATAATGCCCTTTAAATAGTAACTAGGCCAATCATGCAGCCTGCGAAAAACTTTTGACTATGCAAGGTGATATTCAGGAGTTGTAAATCTACTATGCAGTCTGATAAGTTACTGTAAGTGCCTTTTAGTGCAGAAGGCTCAGAATGGGCAGAACAGTTAGTTTTCAAGTAATAATTTGGGTTGTGCAACAATTTGCTCTGAAAGCCCTCATTCAACTTAGGAAATGATGGcgattaatatttaaaaacaaaagcaaattccTTGTGAGCCACCCAAAGGTCTTTGATTTCTTATCTCACAGGTACGAGTGGCACATTGAAGCCTGGAACAGCGTGTGTTATGTGTGGCAATAGTTTGGattttatgtactgtagtatGTTAAGATTTGTAGCTGTATTCTGTTCCGTGTCACCAACGTTTGGGGTGGCTTTCTGATTGCTGCTGAACAGATTTTTTATAAAGATTTAAGCTGTTTTTGAAACTACTcctttgaagaagaagaaaaaagttgaaacCACCCACAGTTGTCTGTCATTCATTAACATAACCTTCCACCTTGACTCTTTggcataatatactgtacaagggTCTGGGTGtcaatcaatgttttatttacaaagaGCATTTAAtcattctgatatatatatatatatatatatatatatatatagtttcccaactttaatgtttaagatcatcacacaaatgtaaatatcagaaaaatatataaagataaaaaaaaacttaaacgcTACCTGGGTGAATAAGTAACTGCCCTTGTCAAATCATAAATGTGGCTAATCCCAAAGCTGAGTTTaatttcactgaccacacccaagcccgattacctccagacctgttctatcaagaaatcacttaaatagacaAAATGAAGTGACCCAAACgctgcaacaaaatgtaataatacaaacaaattcaagaagGGAGGAGAAATAAAAGTAGACATCTGTCAGTCTGGGAAGGGTTACAAAGTcattttctaaagctttaggactccagcatGTTGTCTGTCACTGCAAACTTGATGAGGTGCAACACTGGCCTTGATGAGGAGG
The genomic region above belongs to Phyllopteryx taeniolatus isolate TA_2022b chromosome 6, UOR_Ptae_1.2, whole genome shotgun sequence and contains:
- the LOC133479932 gene encoding solute carrier family 45 member 4-like isoform X1, with the protein product MGEQETLDLDEKRRPMEVDSESETEDAEESSGEGRGMQTPLHRWVMHGAVMFGREYCYAMETALVVPVLLQIGLPEQYYSLTWFLSPIFGLILTPVMGSASDRCTLRWGRRRPFILALCVGVLLGMAMFLNGSLIGLSIGDRPGSQPVGIILTVLGVMVLDFSADACDGPIRAYLLDVADTEEQDMALNIHAFSAGLGGALGYMLGGLDWTGTSLGQAFKSQQQVLFLFTAIIFIISVILHMFSIPEKQFVASQQFNIKGRRTSASQSSYRRVSHTPQLLDVIAEEDPPFGENHQSDPKVEEMDFLIMERMRSKSDSVLAMPDTTINLDPDLDLQIQLFLSELHQALPEIQEGLKDSFKPSKQSIGSLSPGGPPKPADRIVVVESGDSFSEPNGQINGPPEVSPASDGSHMKPKTKLANGAGVNAGLSSTEHCNANKSHTSSKTVTRLLSATSSPRPHKHTFYRQPSFTFSYYGRVGSQRHRLRRTTTSSPPPITTSRSLNDLSDLQMIADRREFQLSESSLSSVDSSSDDGPNRGTTVRLLWLSMLKMPKPLWRLCVCHLVTWFSYLAQAVFYTDFMGQVIFHGDPKALANSTEFQNYNSGVQMGCWGLVVNAATAAVCSAILQKYLDNFDLSIKVIYIMGTLGFAIGTAAMAIFPNVYVAMVMISSMGIISMSMSYCPYALLGQYHEIKEYIHHSPANSRRGFGIDCAILSCHVYISQILVASALGAVIKAVGSVRVIPMVASGSSFLGFLVACFLVIYPDEDSKDQELACLSLELDQNGEEGGERLALQKMADRDGLKNTETQPVA
- the LOC133479932 gene encoding solute carrier family 45 member 4-like isoform X2; this translates as MGSASDRCTLRWGRRRPFILALCVGVLLGMAMFLNGSLIGLSIGDRPGSQPVGIILTVLGVMVLDFSADACDGPIRAYLLDVADTEEQDMALNIHAFSAGLGGALGYMLGGLDWTGTSLGQAFKSQQQVLFLFTAIIFIISVILHMFSIPEKQFVASQQFNIKGRRTSASQSSYRRVSHTPQLLDVIAEEDPPFGENHQSDPKVEEMDFLIMERMRSKSDSVLAMPDTTINLDPDLDLQIQLFLSELHQALPEIQEGLKDSFKPSKQSIGSLSPGGPPKPADRIVVVESGDSFSEPNGQINGPPEVSPASDGSHMKPKTKLANGAGVNAGLSSTEHCNANKSHTSSKTVTRLLSATSSPRPHKHTFYRQPSFTFSYYGRVGSQRHRLRRTTTSSPPPITTSRSLNDLSDLQMIADRREFQLSESSLSSVDSSSDDGPNRGTTVRLLWLSMLKMPKPLWRLCVCHLVTWFSYLAQAVFYTDFMGQVIFHGDPKALANSTEFQNYNSGVQMGCWGLVVNAATAAVCSAILQKYLDNFDLSIKVIYIMGTLGFAIGTAAMAIFPNVYVAMVMISSMGIISMSMSYCPYALLGQYHEIKEYIHHSPANSRRGFGIDCAILSCHVYISQILVASALGAVIKAVGSVRVIPMVASGSSFLGFLVACFLVIYPDEDSKDQELACLSLELDQNGEEGGERLALQKMADRDGLKNTETQPVA